From the Mya arenaria isolate MELC-2E11 chromosome 17, ASM2691426v1 genome, the window TCCATTGTTTGCTATTTTGGAGGtaatattgcaataaagagaCTTAACCAATCTAACAAACGAGTTCTTAAAgccgattttttttcaatatgtcgACCATAAAAGGGCACTCTACCGTGTCGAGGGCTTTTTTgaagtctaaaaatagattagcACCCTCTTTTTATTAAGATCAGTATAGTCTATGACGTCATCTCTAAGTCGTATATTGAAACCTATATTTCTGTTCTTGATATAACCTTGCTGATCGAATCTTATAATTTTCGGTAGGACTAATTGCATGCGTTTTGCTAAAATCTTTGCCGATAGCTTATAGGCTATATTTAAAAGGGATATTGGACGCCAATTTCCAAGGTTTTCGGGATCACCCTTTTTATACAATAGCGAAAAAAATCCTTGGTTTTGAGTAAAAGATAATTCGCCTTTTTCAAAGCTTTCGTTAAAAGAATTAATGATAAGATTTCCAATTATAGCCCAAATGGCTTTATAAAATTCAACTGTCAGACCATCAAGTCCAGGacatttattcagtttcatttcATTGAGCGCTGTTGTCGCTTCTTCGTGAGTTATTTTGCCTTCGCATTTATCAGATAAATTTGGTTCCGAAGTGATAGGTATGTTAACATCGGTTATATATTGAGTATATTCCACattgtctttatattttgtgGTGACCAAATCCGTATAGAAATTAGCatctaatatttgttttgtttcaaagacTCTGTCTCCATCAACAAGTATTGAATTAATAACTTTTCTGCTTTGACGTGATTTCTCTAGATTAAGGAAATATTTAGAATTTGTTTCGCCATTCTCAATAAAGTCTATTTTTGAGCGTATTTTAGCACCGGTCGccttacttttatatatttcatttatttctgatTCGATCATGTTAATTTGTATGCTAAATGTGCAAGGGATGACATATATTCTGGGACAAggccgtttttcatttttataaaagagACATAATTTGTGATTAATACGTCTTTCTGACAgagtaggccaacatagctctgCATGGAGAACATCAATCGAAATTGACTTAGTAGCCCCACAAATAATTTGACCGActtcattttgtttcttttgcagTTCGTTTTTTCGTAGTCCGTACAATTATTCCAAACAATATCAGCATATTCAAGAATCGGACGGATGTACGAAAAAGAAATagtttctagacattttctgtCCAGATGGAACTTGAGCCTTCTAAAATGTTTATGCAAATTGATTTCTTAGATTTGTTGACCATACATAGACAAATCTGGATAAATACGCGGTAGGCGTTTTCTGGAGAACATGATTGTCTTGGTTTTTGCAGGAATAAAGGTGACTAGCCATATATCAGCCCATGTACTGATGCTATCAATGTCTCTCTGGATTATTTTAGTGGCCCTTAAGGGCTCGTCAACGAGAATATAAAGACTAGTATCGTCTACAAATAGCCTAACATTACttcaaatgttgacaacatttataaatatcaaaaataagagGGGACCTAGAATAGAACCTTGGGATACACCAGCCTCTAGAAAGACCCAACTAGACATGGAGCCAGGGAGAACTGCACGTTGCCTAGATAGTCACTAAACCACGAAAGTAAGTTGCCATCGACACCAGTTTCTTGTAGCTTCACAATCAAGCCCTTGTGCCAAACTTTTATCAAATAGTTTAAGTTGCTTTGTAATGAAAGTTTCTTTTCTATTGAATTGTCAATATAACCATCCTTGGCTAGAACGGATTTTCAACGCAATgcattttcaatgcattttcaaaCATGGCTCGGACACACCCTCTGCATTAGCTGCAGCCGTTGTTCCGCTCGCCCGCAACGAATGTTGCCTAACCTAACCGTGCTACAAGTGCAACATATATTGATTTTGCTACAATACACTCTTGCTTCAGTAAAACTGatcattttatcttttttttaaaagaaaacatctCTTAAGATCTACACGTCGgtctaaacaaaaacatgtttgactCTAAAGATATAATTGCACAGTGTAAATATCTTTGTAACATTGAAACAGGAAATGCAGATGATTCTTTCGGAGAAAATAAAACTTCTTTTCCTTTTGTATATACATCAATTTTACTCTATTTGATTAACACTTTTATATAGAAAATTCTATATTCACATCGCAAAACTTCAGTAATGACGCTATCTGATTTTCCAATCTCATTCACGTCGATAAATACATTGCTACGTGGATAGAATGTGCTAGTTTATATGGGAACCGTTCACTGTCACAAAATGCCTTTAATAGTTTTACTTGATGTGAGTACTTATTGGCAGCTAGGGCGAATAATACTGTGAATAAGTGAGTTGCAATGCGGCTGATCATACCGAAAGGTATCTCTCAAACCAACACCCGCAAATACAACTTAGTATTATCAAACGTAAGTAACACAAACATCCTTAATCACTCGATTAAGGCTTTAAGAATATCAAACACCGTTATTGCTGTTTTTACTGCACCTGTAGATGTCAAAATGTGTAAATCTCtttcaaaattaacaataattacCATTTTTTGTTACTAACAAAAGCCAAAATGGCGTTGATTTTCACATCGGAACCACTACCGTAgcacatatatttttgtgtgtcattttatttcaacagtCAACTATACAATATGGCGGTGGCACTAACCCATTAAATTCACCCACCTATAGACTGTGAAAAACAATTAGTGCACGCTATAGCAGGCACCCACCATTTTGAGTTAAATACTCTACGTTAATTATTGTAATGCGTGGCAGATCTATCTATCGCATGTGGACCCATTTCAAAAACTAACTCTCGAAAAACACCTTCAGTCACTGACCAGTCATCACAATCAAGACAACCGCTCTGGTAAAATGCCATAACATTATCGTTTCTAGGTACCCAACAGACATATTAATCTCAATCGTATTCTGCTTACAGAAATCATGAATATCTAAACAAATACCATGAACCATGGAGTTTTAATCTCTCTATAACCTCATCATAATTTGTATGACCCTCCGAGCCCATTTTCATGGGCGAATAATCACACGATTTCCTTCCGGAAGCGTGTTTCCCGTATAAACTCACTGTCCTTGTACTGTAAGCGTCAACGCGCTCATCTAACTTCCGGGACCTTCCTTCCAAATGCATTTTTCTCCTGCTAACAAGAAACGAAACTCGTACAATGATGTCTGTACACATGTAATAGAAAACCACGCGGACTTACAGCGGACATCACCGCCTATACCGTCGTGTAAGAATATACTCACTTTGTAGCTTATAATCCTCCAATACTTGATTAAGACCTTAGTACcttaaagtaaaaatgaaacCAACTGTATAGATACCAAATGGTAAAGATTTGAACACGTAGTATTTGGCTATGTCTCCACAAACCCCACTGAAACCTAAGTACGTTGTATGCTcaggaaaaaatatttatatgatggTATGCACTCTGCTAGTTGAATGTATGAGCAAAACTATTTGACTGAAACATCTTTTCTGCAACTCTTGTATCTTCAAATTTTACGTTAAATACATGCAAACATGGGTTTATGTGCCTGCAATCAAGTACCGTCTTGGtttaccatttcttttttatgtttctgtCAATAGATTAACAACATGTGGTTTAACAGAAACTTCTGAAACTACGCCATCTTTTTCATTTGCGCTTCAATTTCTGCTCTTATAAACATCGGATTATCACGAGTACGAGCTTATTTCTAAAATTTTCACTATCAGGGATCACATTAAAGGGTAATTTTTAACCATTAGcgacattgtttaaaaatacaggTATTAACCGAAACCACTCTCCACTTTTGCAAATGTCGCTTCACACGCTATACCGGCGTGACGGGATCATACCCGCTGTATCTCTCCGACTTGTCCGAGTCTACAACTGACAATGGACTTCTTGGCGCACTAGAAACGCCTTTCCGGGCGTACTTACTGACACATCACTTCAATGCGTACTTATTAAAGACGCAATTTCGGGCGAACCGACTGACAACGCACTTTCGGGCGTACTGACTGACAACGCACTTCTGGGGGTACTTACTAACACCGCATTTCCACGCGTACTCATTAACGACCGGCTTTAGGGCGAACTAATATCTATTACTTGTTCCTGATTGTTATCACAATCTTTCATAATTATAGACATATCAAAATTAGTATTAATTAATCTTATTGTTCTGCTGCGCGACCATTCGACACTCAGTTATTGACACTACTCGAATGAAAGACAGCATCTCATTCAAGAAGTTCCTACAGTCATATCAGAATGAAAGTGGTAAAGTATGGATATGTAAGACGTGCTTGGGATCTGTTAAGACAGGGAAATGTGCCGAAAATGTGGGCAAATAATGGTTTGTCATTTCCTTCTAGGCCAAAGGCATTAGAGCTTTCAAATTTAGAAGAGAGGTTAGTGTCTCCTAGACTTGCTTTTATGCAATTGAGAGAAATGCCGCATGGTGGGCAAGTTAGCGTTAAGGGTAATATTGTCAATGTTTCTGCTGATGCCAACAATACCATAAAATCATTACCAAGGATGGTGAATGACTGCGAAACAATTATGTTGAAACTGAAGCGTAGATTGACATATAAGCACCACATAAGACCCAGCATGGTGTTTGAAGCAGCAAAATGGTTAGTAAGCAATAGTAGCCTCTACAGGAATTAAGGTATTGTTGTAAATGACCCCCGGCTAGAGACTTTTTCATTGGGCAGTTCTTTCCATGTAGACGATGATTTTAAGGATGACAATACAGGTGATGAAAGTAGAAACATGGCCACATCCTGGACAGAAAATGACAATTCCACAGAAAGACCAACTGGAaatactaatatatatttttgcaggCTTCTGATTTCAGGGAATTCAATCAGATATTATGTATTGCCCAAGCAGAAAACAATACAACAGTCagtttatttcaagacttgcaCTCAGAAGTTATGGCATTTCCTTCTATCTTCTGTTGTCAGAAACGCACATAAAACTCGGAACGCCTTGTACCGTTACACTTCAGCGATATATGTAAATAGGAACTGAGAAATGTAGATAGGCGGGTTGCAATTTGTGTCCCCAATTTATTCTACAAGCTGAACAGGCTGCAAATCAAACAAATACGAAATAAAGTTACACTTGCAGTACGAAAATGGTCAGAAATATACTGCTGGAGACATTCTTTCCCCAGGATTTGTTGATAAACTTACTATGCAAGATGATGGCTATCGAGTGTTGTGGAATATCAGAGGTTCTGATGCTCACTGGATTGCTTTCGTTGAACTAAAAGTTCATGAACCAGTCTATACACTAGCAAATACCACATTGATGGCTACTTTGCGTATTCTTCCACAAAAGCAGCTCTGAACATGGTATAGCAATATATTCCAGATCAGAATTGAACCATTTTTCTGTCCACACATTCTCAAACATAGAATGTGCTGTTGTTCAAACTGACACAAACATTGTGGTCTGTTTCTTATATTGTCCACCTGCTCGAGCGGTTGTTAtgaactatacatttttatgagaAATTTGATAGAGATAATACCTGATGTAGGGACATATTTCTTAATTGGTGATTTTAATGTAGAATTTGCTGAAAGTGTTCCTGTGGCCAAGCTTTCGAATCAGACCTATAATCTGAAGCAAATCATTCAGTCCGTGACAACAGATTATGGATATTGTTTAGATCACATTTACCTTTcttgttttgatgaaaatacTCTTGCTTCTGGTACTTTAAGAGTCCTACTCCTCAGATCACAAACTTGTCTACATAGTTCGCAAGATTACCAAGAAATGCTTGTGTCAGTATATCTTTGAAACATAGAAAGCGAGAAAATCTATTTCATTCAATGCTTTTTTAAATCGAAGCTGCATATCtaatttcaatttttcattatACAAACTTCATTTCTTCATgtgctttaatatatatatattttatctaatCACTTATTTCACACATACACGCAAATGCTacttatatatgttcatttgaATGCAACTTCAGCATTTAAGTTCAGTGTGTCAAAAACTTGTAAGCACTAATAACTTTGCTTTTTGTCATGAAATGAAGTTTAGTCAAGCatacttttcaatataaataaaaaataaaataatttcaatcatgCCTTTGCCTTACAGATGACAACCCCAACCGAAGCAGTTGGGAGCAGAAAACCCCTACCATATGATGCGACTGTTAAGGCAAAGGTAGTCGCAAGGGGCAGTATCTAGTACTACACCTGCCAAGGGCAAGACGAACAATCTCTGACTGTAGCATTAGCTGATTTTTCGGCTGTCAAGTGCGTAGTATACGATGATGCCAAGTTTCCCAGATTTGCTGTTGGGCAAACAGTATCCCCCAGGAACGTTATCATCAGGGATAATACAGTAATTGTTACCAAAACATCGAAAGTATTCCTGGTACCAGGAATGGACGTCCAAGAGAGGGAGCGTGAGGGCGATTATTTGATGCATCCTCCTCCAGCGACGGAATTGCCATTGGAGCAGGCACTAGGGTCACCGGTCAGGTCGAAGATGGCGTCAAGGGCCAGCTAGTACAGGTATTAAATGTCATATTAACCATTCATCTTTGTCTCTGTAAGCACGTAAACAGGTTATGAACCAGTTTCTGCAACTTAAATTTCCTTACGTATAAATTCTGACTCCTCAAAGTTTCTTTCAATATCCAAGTAAAAACCTTTTCTATTTCCACGATTATAATAGACAACGCAAATAAATTAAGTGCTAATCAGTGCAACACAATCTTCAGGAGGACAGCGTCAGGGAAATCACAGTCAGCAACTCGCCGGTGAAGTTAAAGGACCTCTTCCTAAAGGATTTAACGAGGGAGAAAGTGAAGGTCACTTTGTGGAGACCTGCCCCCACTGAAGCCTAGCCTGGCGACTTTGTGGTTATAACGGACTGCGTGGTAAACTACTACATGAATGAGGTGTCGCTCTCCTCGACATCATCCACCACCATGAAGGTAATTATCTGACTGTTTTGCATTAGTTGTTTATAACACTCATTTATGAACAAGAACATAAGTTCATGACACTTATTTCCAGTGAAAGGAAAGCTACATGTAGAAAGTTATCGATGGATATACATAAAGGTACATAAAggttttgaattaagaaatgcgtttgtttaaaaatattaaagctgTATTtatcacggtggagaacccacgtgacttatttggtaaagtgtacggcaacaaatgtcaacaagtctcgattcaggtatggtttttaaagataactttcttaatatttggagaatttttgtgaaaaaaaacccgcatttaagagctctatccacggtaataaagaactttctctaaaattctaaagttttcctgaaaatcttgaccaactgatttctcagagttgaaatctaaggcaaaagatacggcttttgacaaatctatcgctttacttcatgtgagccgtaaataattcatacacaaatcatattttaagcaatttttatgtattttaaagttttcagcgtgtattgttgaacttcttatagtttcaaaggc encodes:
- the LOC128223632 gene encoding uncharacterized protein LOC128223632 gives rise to the protein MKDSISFKKFLQSYQNESGQDEQSLTVALADFSAVKCVVYDDAKFPRFAVGQTVSPRNVIIRDNTVIVTKTSKVFLVPGMDVQEREREGDYLMHPPPATELPLEQALGSPEDSVREITVSNSPVKLKDLFLKDLTREKVKVTLWRPAPTEA